One window of the Fusobacterium animalis 7_1 genome contains the following:
- the rsxA gene encoding electron transport complex subunit RsxA, translating to MSGLFSIIITSIFINNIIFAKFLGCCPFMGVSKKVDSSLGMGMAVTFVITIASGVTWIVYRLILEPHGLGYLQTIAFILIIASLVQFVEMAIKKTSPSLYKALGVFLPLITTNCAVLGVAIINIQVGYNFIETLVNGFGVAVGFSLALLLLAGIRERLEFANTPKNFKGVPIAFITAGLLAMAFMGFSGMQI from the coding sequence ATAAGTGGATTGTTTAGTATAATTATTACTTCAATATTTATAAATAATATAATATTTGCTAAGTTCTTAGGTTGTTGTCCATTTATGGGAGTTTCTAAAAAAGTTGACTCATCATTAGGTATGGGTATGGCCGTTACTTTTGTTATTACAATAGCCTCAGGAGTAACTTGGATAGTTTATAGATTGATATTAGAACCTCATGGCTTGGGATATTTACAAACAATAGCTTTTATATTAATAATAGCTTCTCTTGTACAATTCGTTGAAATGGCAATTAAAAAGACATCACCAAGTCTATATAAAGCACTTGGAGTATTCTTACCATTAATCACAACAAACTGTGCTGTTCTAGGAGTTGCTATAATCAATATCCAAGTAGGATATAATTTTATAGAAACATTAGTAAATGGTTTTGGTGTTGCAGTAGGATTTTCACTAGCATTGTTACTTTTAGCTGGAATAAGAGAAAGACTAGAATTTGCAAATACTCCTAAAAACTTTAAAGGAGTTCCAATAGCATTTATAACAGCTGGGCTTTTAGCTATGGCATTTATGGGATTTAGTGGAATGCAAATTTAA
- a CDS encoding LexA family transcriptional regulator — MSFGKTLKRIRLKHKDSLRGLAKKIDLHFTFIDKVEKGTAPISKNFIENVIAVYPDEREILKKEYLKETLPNVFQKEDAIKIVSNSEILNLPVYGKASAGRGYMNMDSPDYYMPILRGNFSKRSFFVEITGNSMEPTLEDGEFALVDPDNTAYSKNKIYVVTYNDEGYIKRLEMNNKLKLITLKSDNPDYEDIDIPEEMQEYFTVNGRVVEVISKKKLL; from the coding sequence ATGAGTTTTGGAAAAACTTTAAAAAGAATCAGATTAAAGCACAAAGATAGTTTAAGAGGTTTGGCAAAAAAGATAGACTTACATTTCACTTTCATTGATAAAGTTGAAAAAGGTACTGCTCCAATTTCTAAAAATTTTATTGAAAACGTTATAGCTGTCTATCCTGATGAAAGAGAAATATTAAAAAAGGAATATTTAAAAGAAACTTTACCTAATGTATTCCAAAAAGAAGATGCTATAAAAATTGTTAGCAACAGTGAAATTTTAAATCTTCCTGTTTATGGTAAAGCAAGTGCCGGTAGAGGATATATGAATATGGATAGTCCTGATTATTATATGCCTATTCTTAGAGGAAATTTTTCAAAAAGAAGTTTTTTTGTTGAAATTACTGGAAATAGTATGGAACCAACTTTGGAAGATGGTGAGTTTGCTCTAGTTGATCCTGACAATACAGCCTATTCTAAAAATAAAATTTATGTAGTAACTTATAATGATGAAGGATACATAAAAAGATTAGAAATGAATAATAAACTAAAACTTATTACTTTAAAAAGTGATAACCCTGACTATGAAGATATTGATATTCCAGAAGAAATGCAAGAATATTTTACAGTAAATGGTAGAGTTGTAGAAGTTATATCAAAGAAAAAATTATTGTAA
- a CDS encoding DUF3870 domain-containing protein, with amino-acid sequence MNNQTIYITGEARTTIDNAITKMFGTFYIAFEIILSTDEIINMDCNATLRLTRDFIKRIFLNHNIIKDEDMLKKEIATRYFGSSSKAILTAYHDALQHYKKIKDDLKEKR; translated from the coding sequence TTGAATAATCAAACAATATATATCACAGGAGAAGCGAGAACAACAATAGATAATGCCATAACAAAAATGTTTGGAACTTTTTATATTGCTTTTGAAATAATCTTATCAACAGATGAAATTATAAATATGGATTGTAATGCTACATTAAGGCTTACAAGAGACTTTATTAAAAGAATTTTTTTAAATCATAATATTATAAAAGATGAGGATATGTTAAAAAAGGAAATTGCAACAAGATATTTTGGTTCATCAAGTAAGGCTATATTGACTGCATATCATGATGCATTGCAACACTATAAAAAAATAAAAGATGACCTTAAAGAAAAGAGGTGA
- a CDS encoding dipeptide epimerase, giving the protein MKITKIKLGIISVPLRVPFKTALRSVNSVEDVIVEIHTDTGNVGYGEAPPTGVITGDTTGAIVGALKDHIIKTLIGRDVDDFENLMKDLNSCIVKNTSAKAAADIALWDLYGQLHKIPVYKLLGGSRNKIVTDITISVNPPEEMARDAINAIKRGYDTLKVKVGIDPTLDVARLSAIRDAIGKDYRIRIDANQAWSPKQAIRLLNQMQDKGLDIELVEQPVKAHDFDGLHYVTKHSDVPVLADESVFSPEDAFKILQMKAADLINIKLMKCGGIYNALKIINLAEVVGVECMIGCMLEAKVSVNAAVHLACAKQVITKIDLDGPVLCSEDPIAGGAVFNEKEITVSDDFGLGIKGINGIKYID; this is encoded by the coding sequence ATGAAAATTACAAAGATTAAGTTAGGAATTATTTCTGTTCCACTAAGAGTACCATTTAAAACAGCACTTCGTTCTGTAAATAGTGTAGAAGATGTAATTGTTGAAATTCACACAGACACTGGAAATGTAGGATATGGAGAAGCACCACCTACTGGGGTAATAACAGGAGATACAACAGGAGCTATTGTTGGAGCATTAAAGGATCATATTATAAAAACCTTGATAGGAAGAGATGTAGATGATTTTGAAAATCTTATGAAAGATTTGAATTCTTGTATAGTTAAAAATACAAGTGCAAAAGCAGCAGCAGATATTGCACTTTGGGATTTATATGGACAACTTCATAAAATTCCTGTATATAAATTGTTAGGTGGAAGTCGTAATAAAATTGTAACAGATATTACAATTAGTGTAAATCCACCAGAAGAAATGGCAAGAGATGCAATTAATGCTATAAAAAGAGGTTATGATACTTTAAAAGTAAAAGTTGGGATAGATCCAACATTAGATGTAGCAAGACTTAGTGCCATTCGTGATGCAATAGGAAAAGATTATAGAATTCGTATAGATGCGAATCAGGCTTGGAGTCCAAAACAGGCTATAAGGCTTTTAAATCAAATGCAGGATAAAGGTTTGGATATAGAATTAGTAGAACAACCAGTAAAAGCACATGATTTTGATGGACTTCATTATGTAACTAAACATTCAGATGTGCCTGTACTTGCAGATGAAAGTGTATTTTCGCCAGAAGATGCTTTTAAAATATTACAGATGAAAGCAGCTGATTTAATTAATATTAAACTTATGAAATGTGGTGGAATTTATAATGCATTAAAGATTATAAATTTAGCTGAGGTGGTTGGAGTTGAATGTATGATAGGTTGTATGCTTGAAGCAAAAGTTAGTGTAAATGCAGCAGTACATTTAGCTTGTGCTAAACAGGTTATCACTAAGATTGATTTAGATGGACCAGTTCTTTGTTCAGAAGATCCAATTGCAGGAGGAGCTGTATTCAACGAAAAAGAAATAACAGTTTCTGATGATTTTGGACTTGGAATAAAAGGAATTAATGGAATAAAATATATAGATTAG
- the rsxE gene encoding electron transport complex subunit RsxE — protein sequence MKKFEVLTSGIFKENPIFVLMLGLCPTLGVTSSAINGFSMGLAVIAVLACSNGLISLFKKFIPDEVRIPAFIMIIASLVTVVDMVMNAYTPDLYKVLGIFIPLIVVNCIVLGRAESFASKNGVIDSILDGIGSGIGFTLSLTFLGSIREILGNGSIFGIPLVPANFSPALIFILAPGGFITIGIIMGCINMKKERDAKKKKVAKK from the coding sequence ATGAAAAAATTTGAAGTGCTTACATCTGGAATATTTAAAGAAAATCCAATATTTGTATTAATGTTAGGGCTTTGTCCTACACTTGGGGTAACAAGTAGTGCAATAAATGGTTTTTCAATGGGACTTGCAGTTATAGCAGTTCTTGCATGTTCAAATGGTTTGATATCACTTTTTAAGAAATTCATACCTGATGAAGTAAGAATACCAGCATTTATAATGATAATAGCCTCACTTGTTACAGTGGTTGATATGGTTATGAATGCTTATACACCTGACTTATATAAGGTATTAGGTATATTTATCCCACTAATAGTTGTTAACTGTATAGTGCTTGGAAGAGCAGAAAGTTTTGCTTCTAAGAATGGAGTTATAGATTCTATACTTGATGGTATTGGATCTGGAATAGGATTCACTCTATCTTTAACTTTCTTAGGTTCAATAAGAGAAATTTTAGGAAATGGTTCTATATTTGGAATTCCATTAGTTCCTGCTAATTTTTCTCCTGCTTTGATATTTATATTAGCACCTGGAGGTTTTATTACAATAGGAATAATTATGGGCTGTATAAATATGAAAAAAGAAAGAGATGCAAAGAAAAAGAAGGTGGCTAAAAAATGA
- a CDS encoding serine hydrolase — protein sequence MEKYTEWKKEIEKIISQVKGSVCINFYDLVKNTGFSIDGNKKVLSASMIKLLILAELVKKVSENKFSLSDAITVTEAMKTGGDGVLKELNSDHHFTLKELATLMIIVSDNQATNILIDFLGMKNINQLGRELDLKETFLGRKMMDIEARKKGYDNYTCADDISLLLKLIYQEKLINKEASQLMLDILLRQQQGERLQRYLPSDIKIAHKCGDLDNLENDGGIIWIGDKAYILVVLTNGMPNLQCKQTIGKISKFVYDKMEE from the coding sequence ATGGAAAAGTATACAGAATGGAAGAAAGAAATTGAAAAAATTATTTCACAAGTAAAAGGCAGTGTTTGTATAAATTTCTATGATTTGGTTAAAAATACTGGTTTTTCAATAGATGGAAATAAAAAAGTATTATCAGCTAGTATGATAAAACTTCTTATATTAGCAGAATTGGTGAAAAAAGTTTCTGAAAATAAATTTTCTCTTTCTGATGCAATTACTGTAACAGAAGCTATGAAAACAGGAGGAGATGGAGTTTTAAAAGAATTAAATTCAGATCATCATTTTACTTTAAAAGAGCTTGCCACTCTTATGATTATTGTAAGTGATAATCAGGCTACTAATATTTTAATAGATTTTTTAGGTATGAAAAATATTAATCAGTTAGGTAGAGAGTTAGATTTAAAAGAGACTTTTTTAGGAAGAAAAATGATGGATATAGAAGCAAGAAAAAAGGGCTATGATAATTATACTTGTGCAGATGATATTTCATTGCTTTTGAAACTTATTTATCAAGAAAAATTAATAAATAAAGAAGCTAGTCAATTAATGTTAGATATTTTACTAAGACAACAACAAGGGGAAAGATTACAAAGATATCTTCCAAGTGATATAAAGATAGCACATAAGTGTGGAGATTTAGATAATTTAGAAAATGATGGAGGTATTATTTGGATTGGAGATAAAGCATATATCTTAGTTGTATTAACAAATGGAATGCCAAATTTACAATGTAAACAGACAATAGGAAAAATTTCAAAATTTGTTTATGACAAAATGGAGGAATAG
- a CDS encoding DUF819 family protein, with protein sequence MVITNGFTYIAFLMCLAGCLLLLEKYSKWRIFNVVPALVFIYILNMAFCTMGLFNSEACSKAYSVLKNNLLYAMIFVMLLRCDFRKLAKLGGRMVAIFLACSFTLFIGFVVGYPIFKSFLGVDVWGAVAALYASWVGGSANMAAMQAALPVDAGAYSCALALDTVCYSVWIALLLLMVRYSSKWDNATKADTSKLQAVADAAAKEVEKEKKTASAADWVFLIGISLMVSAISQMIGGALQNGFASIGLEMFDKGTITTVFVTILGLVCALTPLGKLPAVEELSTVYLYAVVSLLASTASVVDLLTAPMWIVYGLFILVIHVVLMFVFSKIFHWDLCMVSTASLANIGGSASAPIVASAYNPSYAGIGVLMGVLGAAVGNFFGIGIGQILKMMS encoded by the coding sequence ATGGTTATTACTAATGGCTTTACTTATATTGCATTTTTAATGTGTCTTGCAGGTTGTTTATTATTGTTGGAAAAATATTCTAAGTGGAGAATATTTAATGTAGTTCCAGCCTTAGTTTTCATTTATATTTTAAATATGGCTTTTTGTACTATGGGGCTTTTTAATTCTGAAGCCTGTTCAAAAGCATATAGTGTATTAAAAAATAATTTATTATATGCCATGATTTTTGTAATGCTTCTTCGTTGTGATTTTAGAAAACTTGCAAAATTAGGTGGAAGAATGGTAGCTATATTTTTGGCTTGTTCATTTACATTATTTATAGGTTTTGTTGTGGGCTATCCTATTTTTAAAAGTTTCTTAGGAGTAGATGTCTGGGGAGCAGTCGCAGCACTTTATGCTTCTTGGGTAGGTGGTTCTGCAAATATGGCAGCTATGCAAGCAGCTTTACCAGTAGATGCAGGAGCATATAGTTGTGCATTGGCACTTGATACAGTTTGTTATTCAGTCTGGATAGCATTATTGCTTTTAATGGTTCGTTATTCATCTAAATGGGATAATGCAACTAAGGCAGATACTTCTAAATTACAAGCAGTCGCAGATGCAGCTGCAAAAGAAGTTGAAAAAGAAAAGAAAACTGCTAGTGCAGCAGACTGGGTATTTTTAATTGGAATTTCTTTGATGGTCTCTGCTATATCTCAAATGATAGGAGGAGCTCTTCAAAATGGTTTCGCTTCTATTGGTTTAGAAATGTTTGACAAGGGAACTATAACAACTGTGTTTGTAACTATTTTAGGGCTTGTGTGTGCTTTAACACCTCTTGGAAAACTTCCAGCAGTTGAAGAACTTTCTACTGTATATCTATATGCAGTTGTGTCATTACTTGCTTCTACTGCTTCTGTTGTAGATTTATTAACAGCTCCTATGTGGATAGTTTATGGACTATTTATTTTAGTTATACATGTGGTACTTATGTTTGTATTTTCAAAGATATTCCACTGGGATTTATGTATGGTTTCAACAGCATCACTTGCTAATATAGGTGGTTCTGCTTCTGCACCAATAGTAGCTTCTGCTTATAACCCATCTTATGCAGGTATAGGAGTATTGATGGGAGTTCTTGGGGCAGCAGTTGGAAACTTCTTTGGAATTGGAATAGGACAAATATTAAAAATGATGTCATAA
- a CDS encoding RnfABCDGE type electron transport complex subunit B yields the protein MEAIIMPVVVLGITGVLMGLFLAFASKKFEVEVDPKVEAILAVLPGANCGACGFPGCAGYAAGVALEGAKMTLCAPGGPKVAAKIGDIMGVAVEMPVKKKPAAKKPVEKKVVQTGEPISASQEFIEKNKRMLMKFKDAFDAGDKEGYEKLENLAKMAKKDELLKYYEEIKSGKIVPDGSAPLAAGAASANPISATKEFVEKNKRMLMKFKETFDAGDKEGYEKLENLAKMAKKDELLKFYEEIKAGKIVPDPATMVDSPAAKEEAPKVETKVGDSKKQEAAYCSTLGDGLCVPEQNEKTKEDLKKQAESPKTAEGTEKDK from the coding sequence ATGGAAGCGATTATAATGCCAGTTGTAGTTTTAGGTATAACTGGAGTATTAATGGGGCTATTCTTAGCTTTTGCTTCAAAGAAATTTGAAGTTGAAGTAGATCCCAAAGTAGAAGCTATACTAGCTGTTCTGCCAGGAGCTAACTGTGGAGCTTGTGGATTTCCCGGTTGTGCTGGATATGCAGCAGGAGTAGCTTTAGAAGGTGCAAAGATGACATTATGTGCACCTGGTGGACCTAAGGTAGCTGCAAAAATAGGAGATATAATGGGAGTAGCAGTAGAAATGCCTGTTAAAAAGAAACCTGCTGCTAAAAAACCAGTAGAAAAGAAAGTAGTTCAAACTGGTGAACCAATATCAGCAAGTCAAGAATTTATTGAAAAAAATAAGAGAATGTTAATGAAGTTCAAAGATGCTTTTGATGCAGGGGATAAAGAAGGTTATGAAAAACTAGAAAATCTAGCAAAGATGGCAAAGAAAGATGAACTATTAAAATATTATGAAGAAATAAAATCAGGAAAAATAGTTCCAGATGGAAGTGCACCACTGGCAGCAGGAGCAGCTAGTGCAAATCCAATATCAGCAACAAAGGAATTTGTTGAAAAAAATAAGAGAATGTTAATGAAATTTAAAGAAACCTTTGATGCAGGAGATAAAGAAGGTTATGAAAAACTAGAAAATCTAGCAAAAATGGCAAAGAAAGATGAACTATTAAAATTCTATGAAGAAATAAAGGCAGGAAAGATAGTACCAGATCCAGCAACAATGGTTGACAGTCCAGCTGCAAAAGAAGAAGCTCCAAAGGTTGAAACAAAAGTTGGAGATTCTAAAAAGCAAGAGGCTGCTTATTGTAGTACATTAGGTGATGGCTTGTGTGTACCAGAACAAAATGAAAAAACAAAAGAAGACTTAAAAAAACAAGCTGAATCACCTAAAACAGCAGAAGGGACAGAAAAGGATAAATAG